CAGCTCCCAAGGGAATCTGACCGTTCAAATAGTACTTGGCGCCGACCTTATAGACAAGAAATCCGTCACCAATACCTACATCCGTATATCCCAAGCCGCCTTTGATCGCTAAATCTTCGGCAACAAAATAACCTACATCACCACCTATGGACCAAGAGGTGTTTCCATCGCTTGAAGTAAGTGAAAATGAGGTGTTTCCGGTAGAAAAAGAACCGGTGTTGGCTTCCAAGAACCAAGAACCCTCAGAAGTTTGCCCAGAATTGCCACTTTGGGCATTCATTAGGGCAATCGTACCAAAAATCGATAGTGCAGTCAATAGTACTTTTTTCATAATTGAAATTTTAATGATTTTTGTTGGGGGCAAATGTAGTTGTACCTGCGCCACGCACATAGGGTTTGTTGTGAAACAACGATTAAATGATGTGATAGCACGAAAACAGCACATGAAAATATTATTGGGCACAAAAAAACGGGGGCGTTGGCCCCCATTTATACCCAAACTTAATCGGTTTAGTTTATTTTATATCCAACACCTACAGTCAATGTGTTGATGTTCGCATTTTCTAAATCGCGTACAATTTCGAAACCATAACGTGCTTCAACAAAGAATTGCTCGGTTATGTTAAAGGCCGCACCTAGGGCCAGGTCCAGACCAAAAGCACCTTGATCAAAATTATCTTCCAAGATATAGTTGATCTGTGGCCCAGCCTGAAGATTGAATTGGTCTGAGATGTTGTATTTGGCCATAACTGGTATGTAAAGCGCCGTAAGGTCATCAACGATGCTCACAAGCAACGATGGCTCAATGTCAATTTCTCCACTCGTTTCGAACGTATAGCTTCCACCTAAATAGAAACCAAGTTCGCTCTCAGATCCAAAACCATCTACATCAATGGTCACGTTATTGAGTCCGGCTTTGACAGCAAAACCCTCTTGGGCCGCTGCTGTAAATGCCAAAGCGCACACTGCGAGTACTGTAAGAATTGTTTTTTTCATGATACGTTTTTTAGTGTTTCCCTTCAAAGATACGAAACAACGATCTTTAAGTATCAGCAGCATATTCATTATCAAAACCTCCAGTATTCGGCCTGTTCCGGCAAAAAAAAGGGCACATGGTGCCCTTTCCTAAAAGTCATATGGATTTGTGGCCTGCGTTAGAAAAGAAAAAGTACCCCGGCATTGACCGTATTCCAGCTACCGCCATCAAGTTCCACACCTGTGTACGAAAGTGCCAATTCTGTTGTTCCTGAAATGGTAAAGGCCAAGGTAGGACGATAATACAAACCACCATCGTTGCCCGAACTAATACCAACGGCATAACCCACATCGGCTCCAAAATTAACCCCTTTGGTCGGGTATAAGCGCACCAATGCGGCAATGGGCAGAAACTGTACGTTATCAAATTCGGCCTCTATGGTAATACCGCCTCCAGAAACGGTTTCGGTTTTTCCAAAAGCATTGGTG
This portion of the Flagellimonas lutaonensis genome encodes:
- a CDS encoding porin family protein — encoded protein: MKKTILTVLAVCALAFTAAAQEGFAVKAGLNNVTIDVDGFGSESELGFYLGGSYTFETSGEIDIEPSLLVSIVDDLTALYIPVMAKYNISDQFNLQAGPQINYILEDNFDQGAFGLDLALGAAFNITEQFFVEARYGFEIVRDLENANINTLTVGVGYKIN